From one Plantibacter flavus genomic stretch:
- a CDS encoding NAD(P)H-quinone dehydrogenase, producing the protein MAYEFERKQRVAIIGGGPGGYEAALAGAQLGADVTLVERSGVGGAAVITDVVPSKSLIATADAVGAIGEAADLGVQFFVRSETTGKPSRPEVAVNLAAVNKRLLGLARQQSEDMRASLIRAGVRIVNGQGRLDGPNEVIVSTDLSAGTDFDRIEADTVVVSVGASPRQLPSALPDGERILTWTQLYNLTSVPEHLIVVGSGVTGAEFASAYTALGSKVTLISSRDQVLPGEDADAAAVIENVFKRNGMTVLSKSRADSVTRTETGVVATLSDGRTVEGSHCLMAVGSVPNTAGIGLEEAGVQLTDSGHIRVNRVARTSVPNIYAAGDCTTFLPLASVASMQGRTSMLHAMGDAVNPTEIRNVAANIFTQPEIATVGWTQKQIEDGIAQGEIYKLPLAQNPRAKMMGIKDGFVKLFARTGSGTVIGGVIVAPKASELIFPLALAVEQRLNVDQVARAFTVYPSLTGSITDAARAMHIVE; encoded by the coding sequence ATGGCCTACGAGTTCGAACGCAAGCAGCGAGTGGCGATCATCGGAGGCGGACCCGGCGGGTACGAGGCTGCCCTCGCCGGGGCGCAGCTCGGGGCCGACGTCACGCTCGTGGAGCGTTCGGGCGTCGGCGGAGCGGCCGTCATCACCGACGTCGTCCCGTCCAAGAGCCTCATCGCCACGGCCGACGCGGTCGGGGCCATCGGCGAGGCCGCCGACCTCGGTGTGCAGTTCTTCGTCCGCTCGGAGACCACCGGCAAGCCCAGCCGTCCCGAGGTCGCGGTGAACCTCGCCGCCGTCAACAAGCGACTGCTCGGACTGGCCCGCCAGCAGTCCGAGGACATGCGGGCGAGTCTCATCCGTGCCGGTGTCCGCATCGTCAACGGTCAGGGGCGGCTCGACGGACCGAACGAGGTCATCGTCTCGACCGATCTGTCCGCCGGCACCGACTTCGACCGCATCGAGGCCGACACCGTCGTCGTCTCCGTCGGCGCGAGCCCGCGCCAGTTGCCCTCCGCCCTGCCGGACGGCGAGCGCATCCTCACCTGGACGCAGCTCTACAACCTCACCTCCGTCCCCGAGCACCTCATCGTCGTCGGCTCGGGCGTCACCGGCGCCGAGTTCGCCTCCGCCTACACGGCGCTCGGCTCCAAGGTCACGCTCATCTCGAGCCGCGACCAGGTGCTGCCCGGTGAGGACGCCGATGCGGCGGCGGTCATCGAGAACGTCTTCAAGCGCAACGGCATGACGGTCCTGTCGAAGTCGCGGGCCGACTCCGTCACCCGGACCGAGACCGGCGTCGTCGCCACGCTCTCCGACGGCCGCACGGTCGAGGGGTCGCACTGTCTCATGGCGGTCGGTTCGGTGCCCAACACCGCCGGGATCGGTCTCGAGGAGGCCGGCGTGCAGCTGACCGATTCCGGACACATCCGCGTCAACCGGGTGGCGCGCACGAGCGTCCCCAACATCTACGCAGCCGGTGACTGCACGACCTTCCTGCCGCTCGCGTCCGTCGCGTCGATGCAGGGTCGCACCTCGATGCTGCACGCGATGGGCGACGCGGTGAACCCGACCGAGATCCGCAACGTCGCCGCGAACATCTTCACGCAGCCCGAGATCGCGACCGTGGGCTGGACCCAGAAGCAGATCGAGGACGGCATCGCCCAGGGTGAGATCTACAAGCTGCCGCTCGCCCAGAACCCGCGCGCGAAGATGATGGGCATCAAGGACGGCTTCGTCAAGCTGTTCGCGCGGACCGGCAGCGGGACGGTCATCGGCGGGGTCATCGTCGCCCCGAAGGCCAGCGAGCTCATCTTCCCGCTCGCCCTCGCGGTCGAGCAGCGGCTGAACGTCGACCAGGTCGCGCGTGCCTTCACGGTCTACCCGTCACTCACCGGGTCGATCACCGACGCGGCGCGCGCCATGCACATCGTCGAATAG
- a CDS encoding purine-nucleoside phosphorylase: protein MSETSANPLDLSDVDPFEIAREAAGQIAEKTGVEHHDIALTLGSGWGKAADLIGETTATIPASEIVGFSKPALEGHVGTLRSILLPSGKRALVIGARTHYYENHGVRRVVHSVRTAAAAGARIMVLTNGAGGIKDHWTPGTPVLISDHINLTADSPLEGATFIDLTDLYAKRLRDIAHSVAPELDEGVYTQFRGPHYETPAEVQMAKAIGGHIVGMSTALEAIAARQAGMEVLGMSLITNLAAGIQQTPLSHAEVIEAGQAAEPVISKLLAQIVAAL from the coding sequence ATGTCCGAAACCTCTGCGAACCCACTCGATCTGTCCGATGTCGATCCCTTCGAGATCGCCCGCGAAGCCGCCGGCCAGATCGCCGAGAAGACCGGCGTCGAACACCACGACATCGCGCTCACCCTCGGCAGCGGCTGGGGCAAGGCGGCCGATCTGATCGGCGAGACGACGGCGACGATCCCGGCATCGGAGATCGTCGGCTTCTCGAAGCCGGCGCTCGAGGGCCACGTGGGCACCCTGCGCTCGATCCTGCTCCCGAGCGGCAAGCGTGCGCTCGTCATCGGCGCCCGGACGCACTACTACGAGAACCACGGTGTCCGCCGCGTCGTGCACAGCGTCCGGACGGCTGCGGCTGCCGGTGCCCGCATCATGGTGCTGACGAACGGCGCCGGCGGCATCAAGGACCACTGGACGCCGGGGACGCCCGTGCTGATCAGCGACCACATCAACCTCACCGCCGACTCGCCGCTCGAAGGTGCGACCTTCATCGACCTCACCGACCTCTACGCCAAGCGGCTGCGGGACATCGCGCACAGCGTCGCTCCGGAGCTCGACGAAGGCGTCTACACGCAGTTCCGCGGTCCGCACTACGAGACCCCGGCCGAGGTCCAGATGGCGAAGGCGATCGGTGGTCACATCGTCGGCATGTCGACCGCGCTCGAGGCGATCGCCGCACGTCAGGCCGGCATGGAGGTCCTCGGGATGTCGCTCATCACGAACCTCGCCGCCGGCATCCAGCAGACACCGCTCAGCCATGCCGAGGTCATCGAGGCCGGCCAGGCGGCCGAGCCGGTGATCAGCAAGCTCCTCGCGCAGATCGTCGCGGCCCTGTGA